In Symmachiella dynata, the following are encoded in one genomic region:
- the cls gene encoding cardiolipin synthase has protein sequence MDSTFSFLGLVILVVELVGVYSAVHAILFTRTSQGAIAWAFPLVLFPFAAVPLYWVFGGKKFEGYVCARREGELRLKHITEELSQYSEEFTSGLEHPVDDLKVVEKLAALPFTKHNQVELLVDGPDTFAAIFEGIQSAQDYILIQFFIIHDDEIGRELQKHLLAKLKAGVRVYFLYDGIGCYKLPNEYLRLLIDAGAKVSSFRNSTGWRTRFQLNFRNHRKIVLVDGRSAYVGGHNVGDEYMGRSQRFGHWRDTHVKLTGPAVQCVQLSFLEDWYCATHEAPKLVWEPQSAADGDKDTIVIASGPADELETCSLFFVQAIHSARRRLWITSPYFVPDAQVIAALQLAALRGVDVRILLPEKPDHLLVYLSGFSFVEETEPAGVKFYRYQPGFLHQKVILVDDQFAAVGTANLDNRSFRLNFELTIATLDKDFAAEVAAMLETDFANSRLTGADELRARPWWFKVAVQVSRLMAPVQ, from the coding sequence CTGGTCATACTTGTCGTAGAATTGGTGGGGGTGTACTCGGCGGTACATGCGATTCTCTTCACCAGGACCTCGCAAGGAGCGATTGCCTGGGCTTTTCCCTTAGTGTTATTTCCCTTCGCGGCTGTGCCGTTGTATTGGGTGTTCGGTGGCAAAAAGTTCGAAGGCTACGTCTGTGCTCGTCGCGAAGGCGAGCTGCGTCTCAAGCATATCACCGAAGAATTATCGCAATATAGCGAGGAGTTCACCTCGGGGCTTGAGCACCCGGTCGACGACTTGAAGGTGGTTGAAAAACTCGCCGCACTCCCGTTTACGAAGCACAACCAGGTGGAATTGCTGGTTGACGGTCCCGACACATTTGCGGCGATCTTCGAGGGAATTCAATCCGCCCAAGACTATATCCTCATTCAATTCTTCATCATCCACGACGATGAAATTGGCCGCGAACTCCAAAAACACCTGCTTGCCAAACTCAAAGCTGGGGTCCGTGTCTATTTTCTCTACGACGGAATCGGCTGTTACAAACTCCCCAACGAATACCTGCGTCTTTTGATTGATGCCGGAGCCAAGGTTAGTTCTTTCCGCAATTCCACCGGCTGGCGCACGCGTTTCCAACTCAATTTTCGCAACCACCGCAAGATCGTTCTCGTCGATGGTCGGTCTGCTTATGTCGGTGGGCACAATGTTGGTGATGAGTACATGGGACGCTCCCAGCGGTTCGGGCATTGGCGGGACACGCACGTCAAACTGACCGGCCCGGCGGTGCAATGCGTGCAGTTGTCCTTCCTCGAAGATTGGTATTGCGCGACGCACGAAGCCCCTAAGCTGGTATGGGAGCCCCAATCGGCCGCCGACGGCGACAAGGACACGATCGTCATTGCCTCCGGACCGGCCGATGAATTGGAGACCTGCAGCCTGTTCTTCGTGCAGGCGATCCATTCCGCGCGGCGGCGGTTGTGGATCACCAGCCCGTATTTCGTGCCGGACGCGCAGGTGATTGCTGCCCTGCAATTGGCGGCGCTGCGCGGCGTTGACGTCCGCATCCTGCTGCCGGAAAAACCGGATCACCTGTTGGTGTACCTGTCGGGCTTTTCGTTCGTCGAAGAAACCGAACCGGCCGGTGTGAAATTCTACCGCTACCAGCCCGGCTTTTTGCATCAAAAGGTGATACTCGTCGATGACCAGTTCGCCGCCGTGGGAACCGCCAACCTGGACAACCGCTCATTCCGCTTGAACTTCGAACTCACGATTGCCACCCTCGACAAAGATTTTGCCGCTGAAGTCGCCGCAATGCTAGAAACCGATTTCGCCAACAGCCGCCTCACCGGCGCCGACGAACTCCGCGCCCGCCCCTGGTGGTTCAAGGTCGCAGTGCAGGTCTCGCGGCTGATGGCGCCGGTGCAGTGA
- a CDS encoding M56 family metallopeptidase — MTAFAATCLWCALQVSLFVAVVSLLYLVLRRWSLAAGGLIAAVSLAVVILISGLAFSPWPRWDLATAEANLPKPQTSLPIPETEQATAPETVAAVPTLTPHPPEIPQAGIAAWLTGFGDALTHELTVPATGPTTHAWTWTEIAVVVCLALSALGCVRLLAGLWAVRALRNSGRPIEDDELRESADLLRAELACPRRVELLEADQLAAPATVGWRRPVILLPAAWRSWTPLERRAVLAHEIVHIRRGDFLTYVIAQIGLVLHYYNPLVHWLAGRLRLEQELAADASAAALAGGRLEYLQMLAAMALRQADQPVSWPARTFLPSRGHLIRRVEMLKHSKRLSTRLPGAARVVVVGLLAAVGIGVVGLRQPDAPIAIADEPQFAQANDEKPAAATAPSDRFELSYIPANARSVAGVRPAAIFKNGDLALISKMLNEDLGIQKMIGMPVAEIEQIIMVDFIENINFGPLMIRAVRPTNFGRLETLFAPDAKEKVHAGQVYYESDKMGFCYFRPDDRTFVVTLGETNLKRVIDSSLEAQVKFIPDAAWEEIAENHFFGAIDSTKLSHRLEAPPTVRRLLRLLAPYWEQSESLIIGCNFDSIFSVKGFADCENDTDAESLDKTWAASIDLLKNLLKQIPKSPETKALEETGMRFLESARVTRKDTMVQITASTTLEVAPVLKSAVTVIQAVRADMQRDRAVSRLRRIALAMHDYNAANGHFPPAVVMGPDGKTPHSWRVALLPYLGLRVAGDQYQGYKLDEPWDSEHNKTVIQRIPEVYRHDDDSTNAAYFVFTGPETPFGNPKGTTLDEISRGDGLQHTLLLVESIRDIPWTKPEDIPYDPAAPLPKLGGPQSDTIVFAKADGAIVLMPSEGIADELWRSVITYNGVRRDPQEIERTNEFFKKKLPLSKPAKRPTAQN, encoded by the coding sequence ATGACCGCATTCGCCGCAACGTGCCTCTGGTGCGCCCTGCAAGTTTCCCTCTTTGTCGCTGTCGTCAGCCTGCTGTACTTAGTGTTACGCCGTTGGAGTTTGGCAGCGGGCGGATTGATTGCTGCTGTCAGCTTGGCGGTGGTGATCCTCATCAGCGGTTTGGCATTCAGCCCATGGCCCCGCTGGGACTTGGCAACAGCCGAGGCAAATTTACCCAAGCCGCAAACCTCACTACCGATTCCCGAAACCGAACAGGCAACAGCCCCCGAGACCGTGGCAGCAGTCCCCACGCTGACGCCCCATCCACCCGAAATACCACAGGCCGGCATTGCCGCTTGGCTGACCGGTTTTGGCGACGCATTGACGCATGAACTGACCGTTCCCGCCACTGGCCCCACAACGCACGCGTGGACCTGGACCGAGATCGCTGTGGTTGTTTGCTTGGCGTTGTCGGCTTTGGGTTGCGTGCGACTCTTGGCCGGGTTGTGGGCGGTGCGCGCGCTGCGCAACTCAGGACGGCCGATTGAAGATGACGAATTGCGAGAGTCAGCGGACCTATTGCGGGCGGAGTTAGCTTGCCCGCGCCGTGTGGAATTACTCGAAGCGGACCAACTTGCCGCTCCGGCGACCGTCGGTTGGCGACGACCGGTGATCTTGTTGCCGGCTGCGTGGCGGTCTTGGACGCCGCTTGAACGACGGGCAGTGCTGGCGCATGAAATCGTGCATATCCGCCGCGGAGATTTTTTAACGTACGTCATCGCCCAAATCGGATTGGTGCTGCACTATTACAACCCGCTGGTGCATTGGCTCGCCGGGCGGTTGCGATTGGAACAAGAATTAGCCGCCGACGCCTCCGCCGCCGCGCTCGCGGGCGGACGTCTGGAATATTTGCAGATGTTGGCAGCCATGGCGCTGCGCCAGGCGGACCAGCCGGTGAGTTGGCCGGCCCGCACTTTTTTACCGTCCCGAGGACACTTAATCAGGAGAGTCGAAATGCTGAAGCACTCGAAGCGATTGTCGACACGTTTACCCGGGGCCGCGCGTGTGGTCGTGGTGGGATTATTGGCGGCGGTGGGGATTGGAGTTGTGGGCTTGCGACAACCTGATGCGCCAATTGCCATAGCGGACGAGCCGCAATTCGCTCAAGCGAATGACGAGAAGCCGGCAGCTGCCACAGCGCCGAGTGATCGTTTTGAATTGTCGTATATTCCAGCAAATGCCAGATCGGTTGCCGGGGTACGGCCGGCGGCGATTTTCAAAAACGGGGATTTGGCCTTGATTTCCAAAATGCTCAACGAAGACCTCGGCATTCAAAAAATGATTGGGATGCCTGTTGCAGAGATTGAACAAATCATCATGGTTGACTTCATAGAAAACATTAATTTTGGACCGTTAATGATTCGAGCGGTCCGCCCAACGAACTTTGGGAGACTCGAAACCTTATTCGCACCCGATGCAAAGGAAAAAGTGCACGCTGGGCAGGTTTACTATGAGTCGGATAAAATGGGGTTTTGTTATTTCCGCCCTGACGATCGTACCTTCGTAGTGACATTGGGTGAGACAAACCTAAAACGAGTCATTGACAGTAGTCTGGAGGCTCAAGTCAAATTCATACCAGATGCTGCGTGGGAAGAAATTGCAGAAAATCATTTCTTTGGCGCGATTGATTCAACTAAATTGTCGCACCGACTTGAAGCGCCGCCAACGGTACGAAGACTTCTGCGGCTCCTCGCACCGTATTGGGAACAGTCGGAGTCTCTCATTATCGGTTGCAACTTCGATTCGATTTTCTCAGTTAAAGGATTTGCTGATTGCGAGAACGATACGGATGCCGAAAGTTTAGACAAGACTTGGGCAGCTTCTATCGATTTGCTGAAAAACTTGCTGAAGCAGATACCAAAGAGCCCCGAAACAAAGGCTCTAGAAGAAACGGGGATGCGATTTCTGGAGAGTGCGCGGGTAACGCGTAAAGACACGATGGTCCAAATCACGGCATCCACGACGCTGGAAGTAGCACCAGTTCTCAAGAGTGCCGTAACTGTGATTCAAGCCGTACGCGCTGACATGCAGCGAGACCGAGCAGTAAGCCGCCTCAGGCGAATCGCCCTGGCAATGCACGACTACAACGCTGCGAATGGTCATTTTCCACCAGCGGTCGTGATGGGTCCTGACGGCAAAACGCCGCACAGTTGGCGAGTGGCTTTATTGCCGTACCTCGGCCTCCGCGTCGCCGGTGATCAATATCAAGGCTACAAGTTGGATGAGCCGTGGGACAGCGAACACAACAAAACAGTCATTCAACGAATTCCGGAGGTCTATAGGCATGATGACGATTCGACAAACGCAGCCTATTTTGTATTCACCGGACCGGAAACGCCGTTCGGAAATCCCAAAGGGACCACTCTTGATGAGATTTCGAGAGGGGACGGACTGCAACATACATTACTGCTCGTAGAATCGATCCGTGATATTCCTTGGACCAAACCAGAAGATATTCCCTACGACCCCGCAGCACCTCTGCCCAAACTCGGTGGACCTCAATCAGATACCATTGTTTTTGCCAAGGCTGACGGTGCAATCGTGCTCATGCCTTCGGAAGGAATTGCGGACGAACTTTGGCGCTCCGTCATCACTTACAATGGGGTCCGGCGCGATCCGCAAGAAATCGAACGGACTAACGAATTCTTCAAGAAGAAGCTACCGCTGTCCAAACCGGCGAAACGTCCAACAGCACAGAATTGA
- a CDS encoding BlaI/MecI/CopY family transcriptional regulator, with the protein MARPRAKELTERELEIMHIFWDRGESTVNEIRDEIATAGRDLAYTTVATLVRILTEKNFLQQTNTERPFRFVPLRSFDEVSGSLLGDLMQKVFGGSREELLVKLLDQKKLTAKERAILTDILEEKRP; encoded by the coding sequence ATGGCGCGCCCTCGTGCAAAAGAACTGACCGAACGCGAACTGGAGATCATGCACATCTTCTGGGACCGCGGCGAGTCGACCGTCAACGAGATTCGCGACGAGATTGCGACCGCTGGACGTGACCTGGCTTATACGACCGTGGCGACGCTGGTGCGGATTCTCACCGAAAAGAACTTCCTCCAACAAACCAACACGGAACGCCCCTTCCGTTTCGTGCCCTTGCGATCCTTCGATGAAGTCTCCGGCAGCCTGCTGGGCGACTTGATGCAAAAGGTGTTCGGCGGTTCGCGCGAAGAGCTGTTGGTCAAACTGCTGGATCAAAAGAAATTGACCGCCAAGGAACGGGCCATCCTGACCGACATCCTGGAGGAGAAACGGCCATGA
- a CDS encoding GntR family transcriptional regulator encodes MEFQVDVASRVPIYRQLRSQIRQAVARARLQPGEQLPSVRELSSRLVVNPNTIARVYTELEREGVLNTRPGLGVFVAELKNDTTKKSRQQRFQQLLDEFLTEAVHLGLSDDDVLESVAKGVKKFAWQTQ; translated from the coding sequence ATGGAATTTCAAGTTGATGTTGCTAGCCGGGTGCCGATTTATCGGCAATTGCGTAGCCAGATACGCCAGGCTGTGGCGCGCGCTCGGCTGCAGCCTGGTGAACAGCTTCCCTCGGTTCGTGAACTTTCCAGCCGGCTTGTTGTGAATCCCAACACCATCGCTCGCGTTTATACCGAACTGGAACGCGAGGGGGTCCTCAATACGCGGCCCGGGTTGGGGGTGTTCGTTGCAGAGCTTAAAAACGACACGACTAAAAAATCGCGGCAGCAGCGGTTTCAGCAACTCTTGGATGAATTCCTCACCGAAGCGGTGCATCTCGGCCTGAGCGACGACGATGTGCTGGAGTCGGTGGCGAAAGGGGTGAAGAAGTTCGCATGGCAAACGCAATAG